From Primulina tabacum isolate GXHZ01 chromosome 2, ASM2559414v2, whole genome shotgun sequence, one genomic window encodes:
- the LOC142532392 gene encoding ATP-dependent zinc metalloprotease FTSH 12, chloroplastic, which translates to MKSIMELTNIQFKPNPLRFYPENLFLLRRISIRASPYRCYRSKISRQKGIKISASSSGTNASEPEGFSWLQFSQSIGRGSQRFFQKFGESVKKETGLSIEDAKVSVNEMTYRFQVQFERFNSEVLPQFIDWNKWDYWKDIKNWEPKRVGVLVLYIFVVVLSCRGAYSMIRAPIVQRERKELAEAYMEALIPEPTPTNVRQFKKGLWRKTTPKGLKLKKFVEAPDGTLVHDSSFVGEDAWEDDTEKALDNVKEIIDKDIKLNEEDKKFVKEGLGLSVVKQDSGGTWRDRLTAWKEILQKEKLSEQLDSLNSKYVVEFDMKEVENSLRKDVVEMASNANGARALWISKRWWRYRPKLPYTYFLQKLDSSEVAAVVFTEDLKRLYVTMKEGFPLEYIVDIPLDPFLFEAILGSGVEADLLQKKQIHYFLKVVFALLPGILILWFIKEALMLLHITTNRFLYKKYNQLFDMAYADNFILPVGEVGEAKSMYKDVVLGGDVWDLLDELMIYMGNPMQYYEKNVKFVRGVLLSGPPGTGKTLFARTLAKESGLPFVFASGAEFTDSEKSGAARINELFSIARRNAPAFVFVDEIDAIAGRHARKDPRRRATFEALLAQLDGEREKTGVDRYSLRQAVIFICATNRPDELDLEFVRPGRIDRRVYIGLPDAKQRVQIFGVHSTGKELAEDVDFEKVVFRTVGYSGADIRNLVNEAGIMSVRKGHSKIYQQDIIDVLDKQLLEGMGVLLTEEEQQKCEQSVSLEKKRLLAVHEAGHVVLAHLFPRFDWHAFSQLLPGGKETAVSVFYPREDVVNQGYTTFGYLQMQMVVAHGGRCAERIAFGDDITDGGRDDLEKITKIAREMVISPRNPRLGLTALTKRIGMVDLPDNPDGEIIRYKWDDPHVIPANMTLEVSELFTRELARYIDETEELAMKGLRDNKHILDVIAEELLEHSRITGLEVEELMRGLSPIMFEDFVKPYQIDLGEDGPISHNDRLRYQPLDIYPAPMHRC; encoded by the exons ATGAAATCAATAATGGAATTGACAAACATCCAATTCAAACCAAACCCACTTCGCTTTTATCCAGAAAATCTCTTTCTCCTCCGAAGAATAAGCATTCGGGCATCGCCTTATCGCTGTTACAGGTCGAAAATTTCCCGCCAAAAGGGTATTAAAATTTCAGCTTCTTCGTCGGGCACTAATGCGAGTGAGCCCGAGGGCTTCTCTTGGCTGCAGTTTTCGCAGTCCATTGGGCGTGGTTCTCAAAGGTTTTTTCAGAAATTTGGCGAGTCAGTCAAGAAAGAAACTGGCTTGAGTATTGAAGATGCTAAGGTAAGCGTTAATGAGATGACATACCGGTTCCAGGTTCAGTTTGAACGATTTAACTCCGAAGTGCTGCCGCAGTTCATCGATTGGAATAAGTGGGATTATTGGAAG GATATAAAAAATTGGGAACCGAAAAGAGTTGGTGTTTTGGTATTATACATTTTTGTCGTGGTTTTATCTTGTCGAGGAGCATACAGTATGATCCGAGCTCCTATTGTCCAGCGTGAAAGAAAAGAATTGGCAGAGGCATACATGGAGGCGTTAATTCCCGAGCCTACTCCTACTAACGTGAGGCA ATTCAAAAAAggcttgtggaggaagacaacTCCCAAAGGTCTCAAACTTAAAAAGTTTGTCGAAGCCCCTGATGGGACACTTGTTCATGACAGTTCTTTTGTCGGGGAAGATGCATGGGAAGATGACACCGAAAAGGCCCTAGACAATGTAAAAGAAATAATAGACAAGGACATAAAATTGAATGAAGAGGATAAGAAGTTTGTGAAAGAAGGTTTAGGTTTATCAG TTGTGAAACAGGATTCAGGAGGAACATGGCGTGATAGACTTACAGCATGGAAAGAAATTCTTCAGAAGGAGAAGCTATCAGAACAACTCGATTCATTGAATTCCAAGTATGTTGTGGAATTTGACATGAAAGAGGTTGAGAATAGCCTCCGCAAGGATGTCGTTGAGATGGCCAGCAATGCAAATGGAGCAAGGGCATTGTGGATCTCCAAAAGATGGTGGCGCTATCGTCCAAAACTTCCTTACACCTATTTCCTTCAAAAACTTGATTCTTCCGAG GTTGCTGCAGTTGTCTTTACTGAGGATCTTAAGAGACTTTATGTGACCATGAAAGAAGGATTCCCTCTGGAATATATT GTTGATATTCCACTCGATCCATTCCTCTTTGAGGCAATATTAGGTTCTGGAGTTGAAGCAGATCTTCTTCAGAAGAagcaaatacattattttttgAAAGTTGTATTTGCCCTCTTGCCGGGAATACTGATCTTATGGTTCATAAAGGAAGCTTTAATGCTGCTTCATATTACTACAAACCGTTTTCTTTATAAGAAATATAACCAGCTTTTTGATATGGCATATGCTGATAACTTCATTCTG CCAGTTGGTGAAGTTGGTGAAGCAAAATCAATGTACAAGGATGTAGTACTAGGAGGAGATGTCTGGGATCTTCTTGATGAGTTGATGATCTATATGGGAAACCCCATGCAGTATTATGAAAAGAATGTGAAGTTTGTACGG GGTGTCCTTCTGTCGGGACCCCCAGGGACAGGCAAAACCCTCTTTGCTAGGACACTAGCAAAAGAGAGCGGGTTGCCTTTTGTTTTTGCTTCCGGTGCAGAATTCACAGATAGTGAGAAAAGTGGTGCTGCAAGAATTAATGAATTGTTCTCAATCGCGAGGAGAAAT GCTCCTGCTTTTGTATTTGTGGACGAGATAGATGCTATTGCTGGAAGGCATGCCAGAAAGGATCCACGTAGGAGAGCAACATTCGAAGCATTGCTTGCACAGCTGGATGGAga GAGAGAAAAAACTGGTGTTGATAGATACTCGCTTAGGCAAGCTGTCATATTCATATGTGCTACTAATAGACCTGATGAACTAGACCTAGAATTTGTTCGCCCTGGACGCATTGACAGGCGTGTATATATTGGATTACCTGATGCAAAGCAAAGAGTACAAATCTTTGGTGTTCATAGTACTGGGAAGGAACTTGCTGAGGATGTTGACTTTGAAAAG GTAGTCTTCCGTACTGTTGGATATTCTGGTGCAGATATTAGAAATCTTGTCAATGAAGCAGGAATAATGTCT GTCAGAAAAGGGCATTCTAAAATCTACCAGCAAGATATTATAGATGTGTTGGACAAGCAACTTCTCGAGGGGATGGGTGTGCTTCTCACTGAGGAAGAGCAGCAGAAATGTGAACAAAGT GTTTCTTTAGAGAAGAAAAGGCTTTTGGCAGTGCATGAAGCTGGTCACGTAGTCTTAGCACACTTATTCCCACGATTTGATTGGCATGCATTTTCTCAGCTTTTGCCTGGTGGCAAG GAAACTGCTGTGTCTGTTTTTTATCCTCGAGAAGACGTGGTAAATCAAGGTTATACAACCTTTGGTTACTTGCAAATGCAAATGGTGGTTGCTCATGGAGGGCGTTGTGCCGAGCGCATTGCATTTGGTGATGACATTACTGATGGAGGAAGGGATGATCTGGAGAAAATTACGAAG ATTGCTAGAGAAATGGTAATAAGCCCCAGAAATCCTAGGTTGGGGCTCACTGCTTTGACGAAAAGAATTGGGATGGTCGATCTACCAGATAACCCAGATGGTGAGATAATAAGATACAAG TGGGATGATCCTCATGTTATTCCTGCAAATATGACACTTGAAGTTTCTGAACTTTTTACACGGGAGTTGGCTAGG TACATTGACGAGACTGAAGAACTTGCTATGAAGGGACTGAGAGACAACAAACACATTTTAGACGTGATTGCAGAGGAACTATTAGAACATTCAAGGATAACTGGATTG GAAGTAGAAGAACTAATGAGAGGTTTGTCGCCAATTATGTTTGAAGATTTTGTTAAACCTTACCAGATTGACTTGGGAGAG GATGGGCCAATTTCTCACAACGACCGCCTCCGTTATCAACCTCTTGATATCTATCCTGCACCAATGCACAGATGTTGA